One genomic window of Mercenaria mercenaria strain notata chromosome 2, MADL_Memer_1, whole genome shotgun sequence includes the following:
- the LOC128548339 gene encoding uncharacterized protein LOC128548339 — MSVPGLRHDGENRTNKLLSVSGRNDAQTVGSDIEYDFVCDPCEEEGHRFEAYGFCSDCNHYLCETCYTAHRRPIPMRNHKLLDKNDMPKVRPKPTSVNNEVIEEKCDVHVGKFVEFYCGNHDTIGCSVCMTLEHKSCDSVQFVPDMKVDNDKFDEIMKQLTAMSSNAKAAQVSAKERVLQTNDSFDNVLQEGKRFCKMSKDFIESLEKNFEKTAQIEREKVIEEVESTIDSLEKTAQHAESLSKELISYRSLKKDANLFIAVKKAEKGIECSSLEDILCASKGSNTGYVFIPDKVLYALLQKIHCIGIVEPTSKQTTAEPSASIKFVTCSEEFSAHAKDDTSDCIIAGISNIYEPVRNIIADAGNNKIKVIKGCSNAITASLKLSAKPHAMTELDLNKVCVTIPEEKKILVISVSKLFRKDTIKIAKSLECRGKCYGVATYGSAIYVTCEYDDGRFAINYMNTKGQTVNLIKCSDNEPMYIAVRKDHLYTLDTKHTRLKSLSQFDGSTINELKIKNVTHFTVTDNFLIVVVDLPQGLRAFDYDLQEIHAEGSITEGKIAPICIGNYGWKNWLYAGYNNGQIKKVAPYL; from the coding sequence atgtctgttcCCGGGCTGCGACATGACGGAGAAAACCGTACAAATAAATTGCTTTCAGTGTCAGGGCGAAATGATGCACAGACTGTTGGATCGGATATTGAATATGATTTTGTGTGTGACCCCTGTGAGGAGGAAGGGCATCGTTTTGAAGCATATGGTTTTTGTTCCGATTGCAACCATTATCTTTGTGAGACATGTTATACTGCACACCGTCGTCCTATTCCAATGAGGAACCATAAGCTGCTTGATAAAAATGATATGCCGAAAGTTCGACCAAAGCCCACTTCTGTGAATAACGAAGTCATAGAAGAAAAATGCGACGTTCATGTTGGCAAATTCGTCGAATTCTACTGTGGGAATCACGATACAATTGGATGTTCAGTGTGCATGACTCTGGAACATAAATCTTGCGACAGCGTTCAGTTTGTACCTGATATGAAGGTAGACAACgacaaatttgatgaaattatgaAACAGTTGACAGCCATGAGTAGCAATGCAAAAGCTGCCCAAGTCAGTGCCAAAGAACGCGTTTTGCAAACTAATGACAGTTTTGATAATGTTCTACAAGAAGGCAAACGATTCTGCAAAATGTCGAAAGATTTCATAGAAAGTCTTGAAAAGAATTTCGAGAAAACAGCACAAATTGAACGTGAAAAGGTAATTGAAGAAGTTGAATCCACCATTGACAGCTTAGAGAAAACCGCTCAGCATGCTGAATCTTTAAGTAAGGAACTGATTAGCTACAGGTCCCTTAAAAAAGATGCAAATTTATTCATCGCTGTCAAAAAAGCTGAGAAAGGCATTGAATGTTCTTCCCTTGAAGATATTTTATGTGCTTCTAAGGGTAGTAATACAGGTTATGTGTTTATACCGGATAAAGTATTATATGCTTTACTACAAAAAATACATTGCATAGGTATTGTCGAGCCaacatcaaaacaaacaacagcagAGCCATCGGCCTCTATCAAATTCGTAACATGTAGCGAGGAATTTTCAGCCCATGCTAAGGATGACACATCTGATTGCATTATTGCAGGGATTTCGAACATTTATGAACCTGTAAGAAACATAATTGCTGATGCCGGGAATAATAAAATCAAGGTAATAAAAGGATGTTCAAACGCGATCACTGCGTCTCTGAAACTTTCAGCCAAACCGCATGCCATGACAGAGCTTGACCTCAACAAAGTCTGTGTAACTATTCCAGAAGAAAAGAAAATCCTTGTCATTAGCGTTTCCAAACTGTTCCGAAAGGATACGATAAAGATTGCAAAGTCACTAGAATGCAGGGGCAAATGTTACGGAGTAGCAACATATGGCAGTGCTATATATGTAACATGTGAATACGATGATGGTCGTTTTGCGATAAATTACATGAATACAAAAGGCCAAACAGTCAATCTGATCAAGTGCAGTGACAATGAGCCCATGTATATCGCAGTACGAAAAGATCACCTGTACACGCTTGATACAAAACATACCCGTCTAAAGAGTTTGTCTCAATTTGACGGCTCGACGATTAATGAGctcaaaattaaaaacgtaaCACACTTTACAGTGACTGACAACTTCTTGATAGTTGTCGTAGATTTACCACAGGGCCTTCGTGCATTTGACTATGATTTACAGGAGATACATGCTGAAGGAAGCATTACTGAAGGTAAAATAGCGCCTATTTGTATAGGAAATTATGGTTGGAAGAATTGGCTTTATGCTGGATATAATAACGGACAGATCAAAAAAGTTGCACCTTACTTATAA